Proteins from a single region of Primulina tabacum isolate GXHZ01 chromosome 5, ASM2559414v2, whole genome shotgun sequence:
- the LOC142546694 gene encoding uncharacterized protein LOC142546694, producing MAFLKKVGNFLTQSTSNPSLFAAIRSMSTSSKIFVGGLSYSTDDMSLSETFSKYGEVVEAKVIIDRNTGRSKGFAFVTFTSTEAASSAIQAFDGQELHGRRIKVNYATERSRSGGFGGGFGSSDGYNYGAPGGNYGGGRFQGGGFGGSGGGNYTGGDGDYARSGGFDSGNQYPSRGGGFGGSDNFSSGGARGDGNWGDGDSHYNASQSGSSFSSNSETAGPYGNNQGQLGDDHDGIDSKFDDFGQATDGKDRNDYANTRS from the exons ATGGCTTTTCTCAAGAAAGTTGGGAATTTCCTGACACAAAGTACCTCCAATCCTTCACTTTTTGCGGCCATAAGGAGCATGTCCACATCTTCAAAGATCTTTGTTGGAG GTCTCTCATATAGCACTGATGACATGAGTTTGAGTGAGACTTTCTCAAAATATGGGGAAGTTGTGGAAG CTAAAGTTATCATTGATCGTAACACTGGTAGGTCAAAAGGGTTTGCTTTTGTCACTTTTACTTCAACTGAAGCAGCCTCCAGTGCTATCCAGGCATTTGATGGCCAG GAACTCCATGGCCGAAGGATAAAGGTGAACTATGCAACAGAAAGATCTCGTAGTGGTGGTTTTGGAGGTGGTTTTGGTTCCAGCGATGGCTACAATTACGGTGCTCCGGGTGGTAACTATGGTGGCGGAAGGTTCCAAGGTGGTGGTTTTGGAGGTTCTGGTGGTGGCAATTACACTGGTGGAGATGGCGACTACGCCAGAAGTGGTGGATTTGACAGTGGCAACCAATATCCTAGTAGAGGAGGGGGATTTGGTGGCAGTGACAATTTCAGCAGTGGTGGTGCACGAGGCGATGGTAATTGGGGAGACGGTGACAGCCACTACAATGCTAGCCAAAGTGGTTCTTCTTTCTCGTCAAACAGTGAAACAGCAGGACCATATGGCAATAACCAGGGACAATTGGGTGATGATCATGATGGAATTGACTCAAAATTTGATGATTTTGGGCAAGCTACGGATGGAAAGGACAGGAATGACTACGCCAACACCAGAAGTTGA
- the LOC142546695 gene encoding uncharacterized protein LOC142546695 isoform X2 gives MIRKENTASDDHAKIFKPSSSTSSKTWSRSNDPRIVRVSRGFGGKDRHSKVFTVKGLRDRRIRLSVPTAVHLYDLQERLGLNQPSKVVDWLLKAAKDDIDELPPLQIPPGSFCHNAHQIFGSPHQDFIPRHEKQAVLTIGTGSINWLNHDQFKNPRSNFLWGSSEDAALGETRTIDQKDENSARFHEEQVPYNTFLKWDPSNLTLSQYPPKNHALSEDLHNFNLVQLPYSTLSVPSGSQQVLVYQPAGISQSCFPSHVSAMDIEFVPKNQTFQGLQLLNSSNILPSQNSSRNERNKDVGFHLH, from the exons ATGATTCGAAAAGAAAACACCGCATCTGATGACCATGCCAAAATCTTTAAGCCCTCGTCAAGTACTTCGTCGAAAACATGGTCCAGATCGAACGACCCTCGTATCGTGCGTGTTTCTCGAGGATTCGGAGGCAAAGACAGGCACAGCAAAGTGTTCACAGTTAAAGGCCTTAGAGACAGGAGGATCCGGCTCTCGGTTCCAACCGCCGTACATTTATATGATCTTCAAGAACGATTAGGCCTGAATCAGCCGAGCAAAGTTGTGGATTGGCTACTCAAAGCTGCAAAGGATGATATTGATGAACTGCCTCCGCTCCAAATTCCACCAGGGAGCTTTTGCCATAATGCTCATCAGATTTTTGGTTCTCCTCATCAAGATTTCATACCTCGTCATGAaaaacaagcggttttgacaaTCGGTACTGGCAGTATAAACTGGTTGAATCATGACCAGTTCAAAAATCCCAGATCGAATTTCCTTTGGGGATCGTCCGAGGATGCAGCTCTAGGAGAAACAAGAACCATTGATCAAAAAGATGAAAATTCAGCAAGATTTCATGAAGAACAAG TGCCTTACAATACCTTTCTCAAATGGGATCCATCAAATTTAACGTTGTCACAATATCCTCCAAAAAATCACGCCCTTTCTGAAGATCTGCATAATTTTAACCTAGTTCAATTGCCATATTCAACACTTTCTGTCCCATCTGGATCTCAACAGGTTCTAGTCTATCAACCTGCTGGAATATCACAATCTTGTTTCCCTTCTCATGTTTCTGCCATGGATATCGAATTTGTCCCCAAAAACCAAACTTTCCAGGGGTTGCAGTTGTTGAATTCTTCCAATATTCTCCCGTCACAGAACAGCTCCAGAAACGAGCGAAACAAAGACGTGGGATTTCATTTGCACTAG
- the LOC142546695 gene encoding uncharacterized protein LOC142546695 isoform X1 has protein sequence MIRKENTASDDHAKIFKPSSSTSSKTWSRSNDPRIVRVSRGFGGKDRHSKVFTVKGLRDRRIRLSVPTAVHLYDLQERLGLNQPSKVVDWLLKAAKDDIDELPPLQIPPGSFCHNAHQIFGSPHQDFIPRHEKQAVLTIGTGSINWLNHDQFKNPRSNFLWGSSEDAALGETRTIDQKDENSARFHEEQGAYVSANNFLSRLNFGSSSFLNPTAVPYNTFLKWDPSNLTLSQYPPKNHALSEDLHNFNLVQLPYSTLSVPSGSQQVLVYQPAGISQSCFPSHVSAMDIEFVPKNQTFQGLQLLNSSNILPSQNSSRNERNKDVGFHLH, from the coding sequence ATGATTCGAAAAGAAAACACCGCATCTGATGACCATGCCAAAATCTTTAAGCCCTCGTCAAGTACTTCGTCGAAAACATGGTCCAGATCGAACGACCCTCGTATCGTGCGTGTTTCTCGAGGATTCGGAGGCAAAGACAGGCACAGCAAAGTGTTCACAGTTAAAGGCCTTAGAGACAGGAGGATCCGGCTCTCGGTTCCAACCGCCGTACATTTATATGATCTTCAAGAACGATTAGGCCTGAATCAGCCGAGCAAAGTTGTGGATTGGCTACTCAAAGCTGCAAAGGATGATATTGATGAACTGCCTCCGCTCCAAATTCCACCAGGGAGCTTTTGCCATAATGCTCATCAGATTTTTGGTTCTCCTCATCAAGATTTCATACCTCGTCATGAaaaacaagcggttttgacaaTCGGTACTGGCAGTATAAACTGGTTGAATCATGACCAGTTCAAAAATCCCAGATCGAATTTCCTTTGGGGATCGTCCGAGGATGCAGCTCTAGGAGAAACAAGAACCATTGATCAAAAAGATGAAAATTCAGCAAGATTTCATGAAGAACAAGGTGCATATGTTTCTGCAAACAATTTCTTATCTAGATTGAACTTTGGCTCATCAAGTTTTCTGAATCCTACTGCAGTGCCTTACAATACCTTTCTCAAATGGGATCCATCAAATTTAACGTTGTCACAATATCCTCCAAAAAATCACGCCCTTTCTGAAGATCTGCATAATTTTAACCTAGTTCAATTGCCATATTCAACACTTTCTGTCCCATCTGGATCTCAACAGGTTCTAGTCTATCAACCTGCTGGAATATCACAATCTTGTTTCCCTTCTCATGTTTCTGCCATGGATATCGAATTTGTCCCCAAAAACCAAACTTTCCAGGGGTTGCAGTTGTTGAATTCTTCCAATATTCTCCCGTCACAGAACAGCTCCAGAAACGAGCGAAACAAAGACGTGGGATTTCATTTGCACTAG